The following proteins are co-located in the Ailuropoda melanoleuca isolate Jingjing chromosome 13, ASM200744v2, whole genome shotgun sequence genome:
- the ADA gene encoding adenosine deaminase, whose amino-acid sequence MTQTPAFDKPKVELHIHLDGAIKPETILYYGRKRGIALPADTAEELQAIIGIDKPLSLPGFLAKFEYYMPTIAGCREAVKRIAYEFVEMKAKEGVVYVEVRYSPHLLANSKVDPIPWNQAEGDLTPDEVVALVSQGLQEGERDFGVKVRSILCCMRHQPNWSPEVVELCKKYRHQTVVAMDLAGDETMEGSSLFPGHVKAYEEAVRSGIHRTVHAGEVGSPEVVREAVDTLKTERLGHGYRTLEDEALYARLRQENMHFEVCPWSSYLTGAWKLGTEHAVVRFKHDQANYSLNTDDPLVFKSTLETDYQMTKEGMDFTEEEFKRLNINAAKSSFLPEEEKEALLDLLYDAYEMPPPAAAGLHP is encoded by the exons ATGACCCAGACGCCCGCCTTCGACAAGCCCAAA GTGGAACTGCATATCCATCTAGATGGGGCCATCAAGCCTGAAACCATCTTATACTACGGCAG GAAGAGGGGCATTGCCCTCCCCGCCGACACCGCAGAGGAGCTGCAGGCCATCATCGGCATAGACAAGCCGCTCAGCCTCCCGGGCTTCCTGGCCAAGTTTGAGTACTACATGCCCACCATCGC ggGGTGTCGGGAGGCTGTCAAAAGGATTGCCTATGAGTTCGTCGAGATGAAGGCCAAGGAGGGCGTGGTGTACGTGGAGGTGCGCTACAGCCCACACCTGCTGGCCAACTCCAAAGTGGACCCAATCCCCTGGAACCAGGCCGA AGGGGACCTCACCCCGGATGAGGTGGTGGCTCTGGTGAGCCAGGGCCTGCAGGAGGGAGAGCGAGACTTCGGGGTGAAGGTGCGATCCATCCTGTGCTGTATGCGTCACCAGCCCA ACTGGTCCCCGGAGGTGGTGGAGCTGTGTAAGAAGTACCGGCATCAGACCGTGGTGGCCATGGACCTGGCCGGAGACGAGACCATGGAAGGGAGCAGCCTCTTCCCGGGTCACGTGAAGGCCTACGAG GAGGCTGTGAGGAGCGGCATTCACCGCACTGTCCACGCAGGGGAGGTGGGCTCCCCGGAGGTggtgagagag GCTGTGGACACGCTCAAGACGGAGAGGCTGGGACATGGCTACCGCACGCTGGAGGACGAGGCCCTTTATGCCAGGCTGCGGCAGGAAAACATGCACTTTGAG GTCTGCCCCTGGTCCAGCTACCTCACAGGCGCCTGGAAGTTGGGCACGGAGCACGCAGTGGTTCG GTTCAAACATGACCAGGCTAACTACTCACTCAACACGGATGACCCACTCGTCTTCAAGTCCACCCTGGAAACAGATTACCAGATGACCAAAGAGGGAATGGACTTCACCGAAGAGGAGTTCAAGAGACTG AACATCAATGCAGCCAAGTCCAGTTTCctcccagaagaggagaaggaggcgCTTCTTGATCTGCTCTATGACGCCTACGAGATGCCACCTCCGGCTGCTGCAG GGCTGCATCCCTGA